CACAGGACACCGAGGAGGCCGCCCAGATCCGCGGCGAGGCCGCGGTCGCGATGGAGGAGGGCATGTGGCAGGAGGCCGCGCTCATCCCCCTCTACCAGGGCGTGACCGAAGGAATGTGGTACGACCACGTCGACTACAACCCGCCGGGCCCGATGGGCCCGTCCCGCGCGAAGGCGAGCAACTCCGTCGCGGGACTGGAGGGGAAAGACCGCCTCAGCACCATCTCCTCGACGTTCAGCAGCCTCGACCCGATCGCCTCCGGCAACACGGCCTCCGGTGGCAAGATCATGGACATGTTCGACGCGCTGACGAACTACGCCAACGGGACGACGGAGGTCGAGAACCTGTTGGCGACCGAGTACGAGCTCAGCGACGACTTCACCACCTACACGTTCACGCTCAAGGAGGGTGCCACGTTCCACAACGGTGACGAGGTCACCGCCCAGGACTTCGAGTACGCTATCAAGCGGTTGATGGTGTCGCCGAACTCCACGAACGCCCGGTTCCCGGTCAGCGTCATGGGGATCGAACACGAGACCGAGGAGGTCACCGTGACCGACGACGAGGGCAACACCGTCACGGACACTGCATCGGGCGAGGCGGAGACGACCACCCGGATCGTCCCCGACTCGATCGCCGTCAACGCGGTCGACGACTACACGCTGGAGATCACGACGGAGAACCCGTTCGCGTTCTCGCTGTCCGTGCTGGCCTACTCCGCGTTCTCGGCGGTGCCCGAGGGCATCGTCGGCGACGTCGAGGGCTACGAGGGCGAGATGTCCTGGAACGAGTTCTCCCAGAACCCGGTCGGCGCTGGTCCCTTCGAGTTCGTCAACTGGGAGTCGGGTAACGGCGGGGAGTTCGTCATGGACGCTTACGACGACTACCACGGCGACGGGGCGTCTTTCGACGGCATCGACGCGGCCATCCTCACCGAGACCCAGGCCCGCTACAACTACTTCCTCAACGAGAACGCCGATATCGGCACCGTTCCCACGGCGCAGTACCAGGCCGACAGCGTGAACATCGAGGAGACCGACGACGTCGGTCGCGACCTGGGGACCTACGACCTGGAGAACGGGACCTCGGTCAACTACGCCCGCACCCCGGACATCGGGACGTTCTACGTCGGCTTCAACATGGAGGCGGTGCCCAAGGCCGTCCGGCAGGCGATGGCGTACGTCGTCAACCAGCCGGAGTTCATGCAGAACGTGTTCAAGGGCCGCTTCGAGCCGGCCTATCACCTGACGCCGCCGCAGATCTTCCCCGGCGGCATCGAGGCCTACGACGAACACGTCGGGTCGGAGTAATCGGACGGGCCGACCGGTGGTCCCCTCCGACGACGCGTTCGCGCCGACGACGAATGTATTGCTCTGCGGTCCCCACACAGAGACAACTTCACGCATAACGGAGACGACGCCATGAACAAACTCCTGTATATCGCGAAACGGCTCGTCCTCGGGGTACCGGTCGTGCTGTTCGGCCTCACGATGACGTTCGTCATCATCTACCTGTCGCCGTTCGACCCGACGACGGCGATCCTCGGCCGCGACGCCGATCCCCAGACCGCCCGCCAGCTGGCCGTGGCGCTCGGCCTTCGATACCCGAACGGCCAGCCCATACCCCTGTGGATCCAGTACTGGAACTTCCTGACCGACACGATCACGTTCAACTTCGGCCAGTCGTGGGTCGTCACCCGCGGCCAGTCGGCCGCCCAGCTCGTCTGGGAGCGCATGCCCGCGACGATCTGGCTGGGCCTCTGGTCGGTCGTCATCGCGCTGGCGCTGGGCATCCCGCTCGGGCTCTACGCCGGTCTCCGGGCCAACACCTGGGGCGACTACACCGCTTCGTTCGGCGGGATCGTCTGGCGCGCCATGCCGAACTTCTGGCTGGCCGTGATGCTCGCCGGCGTCCTCTCGGCCGGCGGCGTGCTGTCGTTCTACCGGGGCTTTCTGATACCGACGGACGTGATCGGGACCCCAGCGGCGCTCGGCAACCTGTTCGGCAGTTACTCGCTGGGTCCGATCGGGATACCGGTCCCCGACCCGTACAACTGGGCGGTCGCGTTCAAGTGGATCCTGCCGGCCGCGCTCGTGCTCGGCTCCTCCTCGATGGGCAACGAGGTCCGCATCGGCCGGACCGCCGTCCTGGAGAGCATCAACGCCCCCTACATCGACACGGCCAAGGCGAAGGGACTCTCCGAGCGGGTGATCATCGGGAAACACGTCGCCCGCAACGCGATGATCCCGCTGCTCCCAGTCATCATGGGCGAGTTTTACCTGCTGATCGGGGGCTCGGTCCTCGTGGAACTCATCTTCGGGATCCGCGGGCTGGGGAACCTGTTCCTCTCGGCCGTCCTCGCGTCGGACGTCCCGATCATCGGCGCGCTCACATACGTGTTCATCCTGATACTCGTGTTCTTCAATATCGCACAAGACGTGGCGTACACCCTGATCGACCCGCGGATCGGACTGGAGGGTCAGGAGGACTGAAAGATGTGTGCAACTGTCACGGACACGGGTCGCGACCGGGACCGCCGTGAAGAGTCGACGCTGCGCGAACGGCTGTTGGCGAACCCCGAACCCGCGTTGCGGTGGGGCACGGTCGCGTTCGTGCTCGTCGCGGTCGAGTTCGGCGCGCTCGCAGGCGGGCTCTTGCTGTTGCTCGACGCGACGGTCATCGGGGTCACCGCGCTGATCGAGGTGATCCTCGGTGCCGTCTCACAGAGCGCCGGCGAAGCGGTGTACGCCGCCCAGCAGTCGGCCAGCGGCTTCCTCGACGGGCTCCGGGCGGCCGCCGGGAACGTTCCGACGCTCCTCTCGCGGGAGACGATCCCCAACCAGGGGTACCAGACGGGGCCGTCGGGCCCCTGGGAGGGCACGTTCCTCGGGCTGCAGCCGGCGGTGGCGTGGGCGATCCGACTCGTCCTCGTCTACCTGTACGCGGCGATCGTGTGCTACTGGGCCTACCGCGGCTGGCTCGTCTTCCGCGACCACTACCGTCAGGTCGACTGGACGCCTCGTGACGACGTCGTCGACCGCCTGCGCGACCACCGCTGGGGGCAGTTCGGCATCGTCGTCGTGCTCGTGTTCGTGACGATGGCGGTGTTCTCCCCGGCGCTCGGGCCGACCACGGTTGAGCAGAACATCCAGTCGCCCTACAGCTACGAACTACAGTACTTCGACGCCGAGAGCGGGAGCGTCGAGACGGTCTACGCGGGCGACGCGAACTTCAACTCCAAGTCGAAGGGGCAGGGTGACCAGAACGTCGGGCCGATGACCTACGACGACTACGGCCGGTTCCACCCGTTCGGGACGTTGACGAACGGCCGCGACCTGTTCACCTTCGCGGTGGCCGGCGCCCGGGTCTCGATGATGGTCGGGGCGCTGTCGATCGTGCTCGCGTCGCTACTCGCGATCGCCGCGTCGATGATGTCGGCGTACTACAAGGGACTGGTCGACCTGGTGACCATCCTCGTCGCCGACGGGATCACCTCCATACCGGGGCTGCTCCTGTTGTTGATGGTCGGGATGGCCTTCCAGGGACACTGGCTGGTGAACGTGCTCAACGGCGGGTTCCTCTACGCGTTGACCTTCGGGATCATCCTCTTCCCGAGCCTGTGGCGGTCGGTGCGGGGCCCCGCGCTCCAGGTCTCCGAGGAGGAGTGGATCGACGCCGCCAAGAGCTTCGGTCAGCGGCCGCGGACGACCATGCGCAAGCACATGCTCCCGTACGTAGTGCCGTACCTGCTCGTCTACGGGTCGATGACCGTCGGCGGCGTCATCATCTCGATGGCGGCGCTGTCGTTCATCGGCAGCGGGCTCGGGATCAACCCACCGACGCCCGCCTGGGGGCGCGCCATCGACATGGGACGGAACTACGTCTCGACGCAGTCGTGGCACATCGCCTTCATCCCGGGGATGTTCATCGTCGTGCTCGTCACCGGGCTCAACGCCTTCGGTGACGGTATTCGCGACGCCATCGACCCCGAGAGCGAGGGCGGCGGTGAAGAGGAAGCGGCCGCAGGGGGTGCCGCCGGATGAGCGCCCCACCTTCGGGCGACGGCGCCGAGGACGTGCCGACGGGTCGACGGACCGACGAGGAGCCCGTCCTCTCGGTGCGGAACCTCCAGACGGTGTTCCGGACCGACCGCGAGACTATCCGCGCGGTCGACGGTATCGACCTCGAACTCTACGAGGGCGAAACCGTCGGCCTCGTCGGCGAGTCCGGGTCGGGCAAGTCAGTCACCGCCCGGTCGATCATGGGGCTCGTCGAAGAGCCCGGCGAGGTCCTCCCCGGGTCGTCGATCCGGTTCGATGGCGAGGAGATCACCGGCTACGACACGGCGCAGTACCAGGAACTCCGGGGCAGCGGCATCGGGATGATCTTCCAGGACCCGCTGTCGTCGCTGAACCCTGTGTTCACCGTCGGCAACCAGATCCGCGAGGCGCTGAAGGTCAACCAGGGGATCACCGGCGAGGCGGCCCGCGAGGAGGCGATCGACCTGCTCGAAGCGGTCCAGATCCCCGACGCGGCTCGGCGGCTGGGGGAGTACCCCCACGAGTTCTCCGGCGGGATGCGCCAGCGGGCGGTCATCGCGATGATGCTCGCCTGCGACCCCGAGGTGTTGATCTGCGACGAGCCGACGACCGCGCTGGACGTGACCATCCAGGCGCAGATCCTCGAACTGCTCTCGGACCTGCAGGACGAGCGGGGCCTGTCGATCCTCTTTATTACCCACGACATGGGTGTCATCGCCGACATCACCGACCGCGTGAACGTGATGTACGCCGGCGAGATCGTCGAGAAGGCGCCGACCGAGGAGCTGTTCGCCGACCCCCGCCACCCCTATACGGAGGGGCTGCTCGAAGCGATCCCCGGCCAGCACGCCGGCGAGGAGCGCCTGCGGACCATCGAGGGCGAAGTGCCGACGCCGAACGAGGCGGCGACGTACTGTCGGTTCGCCCCGCGGTGTCCGAAGGCCTTCGAGGAGTGCGAGGCGGTCCACCCCGAACTCGTCGACGTCGACGACGGCCCGGCCGACCACACCGCGGCCTGTCTGCTCTACCCGGAGGAGATGACGACCGGCGAGGCCGTCGCCCACCACGAGCGTCTGGGCGAGGCGCGCGACGGCGACGGGACGACGGGCTCGGCCGGAGGGGACGCGCCCGATTCTGGCGGAGACGTGGCGGCCGACGGGGGTGACGCCCGGTGAGCGAGATGACCCAGCCCCGCGGTCGAACAGACGCCGCCGCGGTCGGCGAGACGCTCGTCGAGGTCGACGGGCTGAAGAAGTACTACGGCGGCGGCGGCCTCCTCGCGGACCCACCGGTCAAGGCCGTCGACGGCGTGAGCTTCCAGATCCAGCGCGGCGAGACGCTCGGGCTGGTCGGCGAGTCCGGCTGCGGGAAGACGACGCTCGGCCGCACGCTCGTCCAACTGGAGACGGCCACCGAGGGCACCGTCGAGTTCGACGGCACCGACGTGACCGAGCTCTCGGGCCAGCGACTCAAACAGTGGCGCCGCAACGCCCAGATCGTCTTCCAGGACCCCGAATCGAGCCTCAACGACCGGATGACGATCGGCGAGATCGTCCGCGAACCGCTGGACGTTCACGAGGAGGGGACGCCCCGCGAGCGCCAGGAGAAAGTGAAGGACCTGCTGGCGCAGGTCGGGCTCCAGCCCGAGCACTACTACCGCTACCCCCACCAGTTCTCCGGCGGCCAGCGCCAGCGGATCGGGATCGCCCGCGCGCTGGCGCTCGAACCGGAGTTCGTCGTCCTCGACGAGCCCGTCTCCGCGCTGGACACCTCCGTCCAGGCGAAGATCCTCAACCTGCTGGAGGACCTGCAGGACGAGTTCGACCTGACCTACCTCTTTATCGCCCACGACCTCTCGGCGGTGCGGCACATCTGCGACCGCGTCGCGGTGATGTACCTCGGGAAGATCATGGAGATGGGCGACACCGAGGAGCTGTACACCGACCCGGCCAACCCCTACACCCACTCGCTGTTGTCGGCGATCCCCGAACCCGACCCGACGGTCGAGAAAGACCGGATCACGCTGCCGGGGACGCCGCCGAGCCCGCGGGACCCGCCGACGGGGTGTCAGTTTACCACCCGCTGTCCGGCGAAGATCCACCCGCCGGAGTACGACCACCTCGACGCGGAGACGTGGAACGCCATCGAGCGGTTCCGCGAGGTGATCCGCGAGCGCACCCGGATCGACCTGTCGATCCGCGACCGGGTCCGCCGGAGCGTCGGCGCCTTCCACCGGTTCGACGACATCGACGAGACCGTCACCGACATGTTCGACGACGGCACGCCCGACGACGTCCGGAGCCACGTCGAACGGGCCGCCGAGTACGTCAAGGCGGGCCAGCCGGACCGGGCCCGCGAGTACATGGGCGAGCAGTTCGACGGCGTCTGCGACACCGAACGGCCGGAGCTGTACCCGGTCGGCGAGACCGACCGACTGAGTTACTGTCACCGCCACGCCGAGGAGTACGAGAGCGTCGAGTCGGTGCTCGGCCGCGGGTCGGATGGCGAGTAAGCGACTCCTGCTCGCGGAGTTCGTCGTCTGGGTGGTCGCCGTCGGCGGAGCCGTCTCCGCGGGTGCGCTCGTCGTCGGCTACGTCGTCGGGGGGACGCTCGTCGCGGCGAAGTACGCCGTCTTCCTCGTCGGCGTGGCCCTGTTCGGCGTCGGGAGCCTCGGCATTCAGCCGGCCCCCTCCTACAAGGAGCAAAAGCGAGTGACGCTGGAGTCGGATCGCCAGACCCGCTTCGAGGCACGCCTGCAACGGGTCCCGCCCCTGCGGAACGAACGGATCCCCTTCGACCAGCGGATCGACCGCAACGCGAAGATCTTCGCCGCCAGCCTGGTCGTCCTCGGCGTCTCGCTCGTCATGGAGTTCGGTCTCGGCATCCGGCCGTGACCGGCTCGACGGCTCCGACTCACTCCCGTCCGCCGGAGCTTCGTCCGACCGGCGGCCGTCCGGTGCACCACCCTTTACTGTCCGAATCGCGTTGACGCGTGTATGCCCCACCACGCCGATAGCCCGGACGACGTCGACCGGAAGGAGATCGTCGCCGACCACAGCGAGGAACTGACGAGCAACTGGGAGCGCGCGCTCGAAGACATGCAGGCGATGGCCGAGGACCGCGAGAAGCAGGGCTACGAGACGCTGGCGATCCCCGCGGGCGACACGACGACGCTGTCGCCCTCGATGGGCGACGACGACGCCTGGGGGCTCTCGTACGTCGTCCCGAACAACTTCGCCGAGGAGTTCGAGACGCTGTTCGAGACGTTCACCCTCGACGAGACGGGCGTCTACCAGATGGAGGCCGGCGGGTTCGTCTTCGTCGTGACCGAGTGCATCGACCACGACGCGGAGGTCGTGATCTTCGTCGCCGGGTCGTACGACATGCGCTTCTCGGCCGGTCTCGTCCGCACCGCCGTCGAACGCGGGGCGATGCACACCCACGTCAAGACCCTCGACGGCACGCTCCTGGGCACGTTCGACCACGACGACCCCGCCGACTTCTTCCCCGAACCCGAGCAGTTCTACGCCTACGACATCACCGAGAGCGACGACCCCGAGCGCCGCTCGGACCGATAGTCGCGGCTCGTCCTTCCGGCGACGATACGTCGCTCTCTCCCGCCGACCACCGTCCGCCCGCACTCGACACACGCCCGAAAGCGTGTCACCATTTCTCGTGAAACTCAGTTCAGTAACTTCGCCTACAGAAATGTATTTCAGATTACCTTTACGGTGGTCCCCGGTGTAGGATCGGCTGTGATGAGACAGAATCGTCCGCCGGTCGCTTCGGCCGGCCTGCCGACGCAGTACAGTCTGGCGCGCACCTTGCTGGTCTCGCTCGCGATGTCGCTGGCGGTCGCGGTCGGCGCCCTGGTGGTCATGTACCCCGGCGCGGCGGCGCTGGCGGTCGCGCTCGCGGCGGTCTCGTGGGCGCTGACGGCCGTGATCGTCCGTGTCCGACTGCGCCGCCGCCCGGTGACCCGCGTTCTGATGGTCCGGGTCCCGTTCACCGACATCCACGTCGAGGTCTGAACCCCGCCCGCGCGCTCCGAACGGACTCTCCACGCTTCTCTCCTCCCTTCGTTTCGACGACCCGCGAGCCCCGCGGCCGGACCGTAACCGCTATTCCGCCGGAGGGGCGACGGACGAACGCGCGAGGGTGGCTGAGCTAGGCCAAAGGCGGCGGGCTTAAGACCCGCTCCCGTAGGGGTCCGTGGGTTCGAATCCCACCCCTCGCACTCTGTCGCTCACACATCGTGAGCGACGAGTGCGTTCTGGGATTCGAGCCCTGCGAGTCGCAGCCCGCGCAGCGAAGCGAGCAGGACCGTCTCGCTCCGGTTCGAATCCCACCCCTCGCATGAGTGGTCGGCGCGTCCGCGCGCCGACCCGAATCGTCCGGGTGGCGATTCGAAGCCTATCAGTCGCGCGCAGCGAACGGCGTGAGCGAGCACGTCTGATTTCGGTTCGAATCCCATCCCCCGCACTCTGTCGTACCCGACCAGTGAGCGACGAGTGAACGGGAACGATACGACCGGGCCGCTCGGCCCGGTACGACCCGAAAACGCTTGTACGGGTCGCTCGATCGCGCTGTCGTGGACCGACCCGTCGCGGCGAAAGCCGTGGTCGCGCTCGTCACCCTCGGTGGCGTCCTCGGAGCGCTGTCGGTGGTGAGCGGCGCCGTCGGACCGTGCAGCGACGACTTGGCGTTCCAGGGGCCGACGACCGAAGTCGAAGTCACGGTCGACACGGACGAGCGCGCCGTCGAAGTCACACACGTGGACGGTGACGTCCTGGCCGAGGAGTGGACGCTGTCGGTCACCGCCGTCGTCTCCAGCGAAACGGGAACGACGAGCGAGTACGTCGCCGTGAACGCGAGCGATGGGCTCCCGTTCGAACCGAGGGGATCGGCGAGGATCGAGAACGTGACGGTCGACGGGCGGCCGCTGTCGGACGGTGACGAGGTACGGGTCGTCTGGCGGGGACACGAGCGGCCGCTCCCCGACTACTGTCTCGGGAGTCGCGGGAACGCGACCGCGCGGGTGACGCTGGCCCGCTCGACGGTCGGCTGAACGCCGCGCACGGGGGTGACCGCCGCCGAGCCGCGACACAACGGCCTTTTGCCGACCAGCGCCGTATCGAGGGGTAATGACAGACGACACCCCGACCGAAGCGCGTGACGCCTTCGAGGCCCACGACGCCTTCGCCGCCGCCGAGGAGGGCTACCGGCTGACGACGACCGTCTTCGACACCCAGGTGACGGCGAGCGAGCGCGACGACTACGCGACGGACTTCCGGGTTCGCGTCGAGGTGCCGACGCTCCGGAGCGCGGCCGAGGACGGCGAGGTCGGCGAGGCAGTCCAGTCGGGGTGGCTCGACACGCTCGAGCGCCGGCTGGAGGACGCGCCGATGGCGACGCGGGCCTCGGTCGACCTCGAGGGGTTCGACGTGACGGTCGTCGACGGCACCGTCACGGTCACCTACGAGTTCGTCTTCGGCGACGCCGCTCGCGGGGTCGCGGTCGCGAAGACGTTCGTGGAGTACGTCGAGGGGACCTACGTCGAGGGCGTCGTCCCCGGCTACGACTACGGCGAACCGGTGACCGACCTGCTGAGCGCCGCGTCGACGGACGAGGACGGCGAGCGGGGCGGCACGCCGCTGTGAGAAGGGGGTGTTCCGCTACTGGTCGCTGATCACGTCGCTGGCGATGTTGCGCCCTCGGGCTTTCAGGCGCACGTCGCGGCGGACGCGCTTCTCGCGGAGGATGCCCTCCTCGACGAGGCGGTCGAAGACTGTCTCGACGTCGTCGACCTCCAGCCCGACGAACTCGGGGATTTCGAACGGCGAGACGCCCGAATACAGCGCCATCAGGACCTCCATCTCCGTCTGGTCGAGGTCGGCGTCGGTGGCGTTCTGGAGCTCGCCCTGGCGGACGAGCGATTCGAGGATGGAGACGTGGCGGCTCGTCCCCGAGACGTACGTCTGGACGCTGGTACCCTCGTCGTCGGTGTGTTCGACTTCGAGGACGCGGCGCTCGTCGCCCCGGACCGTCCCCTCTCTGGCGTCGACGGCGCCCACGTCGTCGAGTTCGATCTCGACGAACTGGCCGCTCGCGACGCCCAGCCCGACCACGTCGGACTCGACGTTGATCCGTCCTTTCTCCCAGGCGGTGTCCCGGACGACCCCACCCTCGACGGCGGGGTGTTTGACGAGGACGACCTCGCCGTCGAGCAGCGCGGTGTAGAGGTGTTCTTCGAACGCGTCGGCGTCGGTGGGCGCGATCAGGAACACGTCGGACCCGGTCTGGACCGAGAAGTAGCCCGAGACGGCCGTCATCGCCTGGTTGGCGTTCTTGCGGTTCTTGACGGTGCTGACCTTCGCCAGGGCGATCTGTCGCTTGCCCTCGTTGCTGGCGAGGACGAGCCGCCTGTTCGACAGGAGGATGCGTCCGCTCAGCCACTCCAGGTCGTTGACCTTCCGGCCGCTCTTGACGACCTGGACGAACCGGCCCTGGGTGTCCGCCAGCGCGCGCTCGTCGCTCACGGGTAGTCACCTCCCGCGTCTCGGGCGAGACCGGGCGGCGTCGCCAGTGCGCCAGCGTCGGTCATCCCCGACCACCGAGTTTCGAGATGGCCGAGAAGGCTCGCTTTCGGATCTCTTCCGATTCGGTCTCGTCGAGCAGCGCGTCGATGCGCTGGCGGGCGCGCTCGCCGCCGACCTTGCCGAGGGTGAAGACGGCCTGGGCGCGAGCCGAAGTCGGAGCGTCCGCGTCGTCGACGAGGGCGAGCAGGCGGTCCTCGACGGCGTCGCCGCCGAGTTCGGCGAGACTCGTCGCCGCGAACTGGCCCGTCATCTGGTCGTCGGCCGACAGCGCGTCGACGAGCGCGTCGACGACGCGGTCTCGCTCTTCGGCCTCGGTGACGCGACCCAGCAGCCACGCGGTGTTGCGCTGTTGGGCGGCCTGTCGGCTCTCCTCCAGTATCTCCACGAGCGGGACGACGACGTTGCGGTCGTCGGTCTCGCTGAGCTGCTCGACGACGGTCTCGCGGATCTCGTGGCTCTGCTGGGTGGGCACGTTCGCGAGCAACTCGACCAGCGAGTAGACGGCGGTCCGGCGGACGGTCGGGGAGTCGTCGGTCAGCGAGGCGACGAGGTACTCGACGGGCTGGGCGTTCGGGAAGTTGCCGAACGCGCCGACGGCCACCCGTCGCACTCGTTCGTCGCCGTCCTCGTAGAGCGGGAGCAGGGCCGACAGCGCCTGCCGGTTGCCGATCGACCCCAGCGCTTCGGCGGCCTCCCGACGGACCTTCGGGTTCGCGTCCGTCAGCAGCCCCTCCAGGCCGTCCGTCGCCCGCGAGTCGGCGACCTGGCCGCAGGCGCGAGCGGCGCGGGCTCGCACGCGCGGGTCGGAGTCGTCGAACCGTTCGACGAGTTTCGGGACTGCCTCGGTCTCTTCGAGGGCGCCCAGGCCGTTGGCGGCGGCCATCCGGAGTTCCGGCACGCCGGCGTCCAGTGCCTTCGCGAACGCCTGGGCTTTCATCCAGTCGGCGCCGTCGCCCATGTCGACGCCGGCCATCTCCGCGATCAGCTGTTCGATGGCGTCGCCCCCGAGCTGGTCGAGCGAGTCGACCGCGGCGGCGGTCACCGCGGCGCTGTCGTCGTCGCTCGCGACGCTCACGAGGGCGTTGACCACGTCCGCGCGGTCGTCGTGCTCGTCGAAGTTGCCGAGCAGTTCGGCGGCGCGGGCGCGCAGCTCCGGCTTGTCGCTGCGGCGCATGACGCCGATGAGCTGCTGTACGTCGCCGTCGCGTTCGAGCTGGTAGAGTGACATCAGGCGCGTCTGTAGATGCGGTGTTTCTTCTCGACCGGGTCGTAGCGGTCGCGGAACTCCGCGGGCAGGGTCTCGGTCATGCCGATCATCAGGTAGCCCGCCTCGGTCAGCGACCCGGTGATCGTCTCGAAGATGGGGACTTTGTAGTCGGCGTCGATGTAGATGAGCAGGTTCCGACAGCACACCAGGTCGAAGTCCCGTTTCTCGGGCCCGCGGATGAGGTCGTGGCGCTCGAAGTCGACGAGGTCCGACACGCGGTCGGTGACGGTGAACACGTCGCCCTCGCGGTCGACGTACGGCTCGGTGGCCGAGAGGGGTTCGAGCTCCGCCGCGATATCGGTCGTCTGGGACGTCTCGTAGCGGCCGGCGCGGGCCGTCCGGAGGATGTCGCGGTTGATGTCGGTGCCGAGGATCTCGACCCGTCGGGCGTCGATCTCCTCGTCGTCGAGCGCGAGCATCGCGATCGAGTACGGCTCGCGCCCGTCCGCGCAGGGGGCGCTCCAGACGGAGACTCGCCGCTGTTCGGCGGTCAGATCGCGGAGGACGCCTCGCAGCGACTCCCAGGCCTCGGGGTTGCGAAAGAAGCCGGTGACGTTGATCGACAGCGAGTCGAGCAGTTGCTCGCGCTCGCCCTCGTCGTCCTCCAGCAGTCGCTGGTACGGTCGGTAGCTGTCGGTGTCGGTGCGGCGCATCCGGGCGTTGATCCGCCGGTCGAGGTAGGCGTCGTTGTAGAACCCCGACTCGAAGTCCAGTTCGCGTTCGATGTAGCTCAACAGCTCGTCGAACTCGGGGCCGCGCTCCTGTCTCATCGTACTCTCCGGTCTCCGTCGACCAGTTCTCGCCCCAGCGTCATCAAAGCGTCACCACGTCGAGGATGTGGACGATGTTTCCGTCGCCCAGCACGGCCGTCCCGCTGAGGCCGGGCGTCCCGCTGAGGATCCCCTCCAGCGGCTTGACGACGACCTCCTCCTGGCTGTTCACTTGGTCGCAACGCAGCGCTACCTGCCGTTCGGATTCGCGGATCCGGACGAGCATGCCCTCGTCGCCACCTGCACCGCCCGCCCCCGTGCC
This DNA window, taken from Halosimplex litoreum, encodes the following:
- a CDS encoding DUF5813 family protein, translating into MTDDTPTEARDAFEAHDAFAAAEEGYRLTTTVFDTQVTASERDDYATDFRVRVEVPTLRSAAEDGEVGEAVQSGWLDTLERRLEDAPMATRASVDLEGFDVTVVDGTVTVTYEFVFGDAARGVAVAKTFVEYVEGTYVEGVVPGYDYGEPVTDLLSAASTDEDGERGGTPL
- a CDS encoding CheF family chemotaxis protein translates to MSDERALADTQGRFVQVVKSGRKVNDLEWLSGRILLSNRRLVLASNEGKRQIALAKVSTVKNRKNANQAMTAVSGYFSVQTGSDVFLIAPTDADAFEEHLYTALLDGEVVLVKHPAVEGGVVRDTAWEKGRINVESDVVGLGVASGQFVEIELDDVGAVDAREGTVRGDERRVLEVEHTDDEGTSVQTYVSGTSRHVSILESLVRQGELQNATDADLDQTEMEVLMALYSGVSPFEIPEFVGLEVDDVETVFDRLVEEGILREKRVRRDVRLKARGRNIASDVISDQ
- a CDS encoding HEAT repeat domain-containing protein: MSLYQLERDGDVQQLIGVMRRSDKPELRARAAELLGNFDEHDDRADVVNALVSVASDDDSAAVTAAAVDSLDQLGGDAIEQLIAEMAGVDMGDGADWMKAQAFAKALDAGVPELRMAAANGLGALEETEAVPKLVERFDDSDPRVRARAARACGQVADSRATDGLEGLLTDANPKVRREAAEALGSIGNRQALSALLPLYEDGDERVRRVAVGAFGNFPNAQPVEYLVASLTDDSPTVRRTAVYSLVELLANVPTQQSHEIRETVVEQLSETDDRNVVVPLVEILEESRQAAQQRNTAWLLGRVTEAEERDRVVDALVDALSADDQMTGQFAATSLAELGGDAVEDRLLALVDDADAPTSARAQAVFTLGKVGGERARQRIDALLDETESEEIRKRAFSAISKLGGRG
- a CDS encoding CheR family methyltransferase, translated to MRQERGPEFDELLSYIERELDFESGFYNDAYLDRRINARMRRTDTDSYRPYQRLLEDDEGEREQLLDSLSINVTGFFRNPEAWESLRGVLRDLTAEQRRVSVWSAPCADGREPYSIAMLALDDEEIDARRVEILGTDINRDILRTARAGRYETSQTTDIAAELEPLSATEPYVDREGDVFTVTDRVSDLVDFERHDLIRGPEKRDFDLVCCRNLLIYIDADYKVPIFETITGSLTEAGYLMIGMTETLPAEFRDRYDPVEKKHRIYRRA